One genomic window of Daphnia pulex isolate KAP4 chromosome 10, ASM2113471v1 includes the following:
- the LOC124203788 gene encoding synaptogenesis protein syg-2-like isoform X2 has product MMDHHGPTVRLPTKIPRLVLVHLFVAALLTVESSSTSLSSALLLIPADSQRPSPISSRPPSPDEAAANSIDTSDDESVRLEKVSVLSGRTAELPCDISPPPLDSLYLVLWYKNNSDFPIYKYDARRSRESYRQQQTQHDSQMLLLQQQQEQQGHQQQQQQQTSSIASTASRVHFQFDSHPEALLLLNNVGDHDEGIYRCRVDFGRSPTRNVLVQLTVVVPPGKIRIIEDNRQVSSVIGPYDEGAQLSLNCIVTGGRPRPEVSWWLDNKLVDHTYIGTSENVVQNVLVIPQLQRHHLHAILRCQASNYFGVRNNTPTYTPYPTIAPYGQQPPHHSRQQQQQQQQSTIVSSVQLDLNLRPVWVAISGTEKPLSAGKSYTIECATGGSRPSANIHWYLHSIQQQAATERVTMDGRNTTSTLKLIPSAKDHDAELICSAFNPVMIPASSRNVSSRGDNEENHLVARTLSFPSSVETRRKLVVHFAPTTELELGRNLKPDSIVEGNDVYFECRIRCNPPPHRILWTHEGQNVRENSSAGVLMVEQSLVIRRVSRLHSGRYSCTAINTEGTGLSNTVQLRVMYQPICRPNQKFLYGVAKQETAVVRCQTDAIPPANSHRWAFNTSSSSSEMTELTVNPTLMTQLINTHTEEGGGEVVQQGSVFSYSPQSDRDYGSLLCWARNDIGEQRDPCVYRIFLGVRPDPPTNCSVVNQTADAIEVWCRPGFDGGQSQQFQFEIFDTQSAVLLYNKSGRYPHLRVGNLESGLKLFIQVSAFNPRGRSALVPLEAYTIKIADKQTVIMETTDLGSVLGIASGVSASVLMICIAIGLTARFRHQQSHQNHPTRQHPHGSNNIREDKIAVKSTSHHHQTDPDMNPDILINGHSAQEQQLAHRPELATQWNHRNNNSAVGQQPRMTTDRTFSSNNGHHHPSPHYISSAAVGANAIEVVTIKTPHRQNEIPETSI; this is encoded by the exons ATGATGGATCATCATGGACCAACGGTCAGACTGCCGACCAAGATCCCGAGGCTGGTGCTGGTCCACCTTTTTGTAGCTGCGCTCCTCACGGTCGaatcgtcgtcgacgtcgttgtCATCGGCGCTGCTCCTCATCCCGGCAGATTCACAGCGTCCATCGCCGATTTCTTCACGGCCGCCGTCACCCGACGAGGCGGCCGCCAACAGCATCGACACCTCCGACGATGAAT CCGTCAGATTGGAGAAGGTGTCGGTGCTGAGCGGCCGGACGGCCGAGTTGCCGTGTGACATTTCCCCACCGCCACTGGATTCCCTTTACCTCGTCTTGTGGTACAAGAACAACTCGGATTTCCCCATTTACAA GTACGACGCTCGTCGTTCTCGGGAGAGTTACCGCCAACAACAGACGCAACACGACAGTCAGATGCTTttgctgcaacaacaacaggaacaACAAggacatcagcagcagcaacaacaacaaacgtcGTCAATTGCCTCAACTGCCAGTCGAGTTCATTTCCAATTCGACAGTCACCCGGAGgctcttttattattgaataatGTCGGCGATCACGACGAGGGAATTTACCGGTGCCGAGTGGATTTCGGCCGGTCGCCAACTCGCAACGTCCTCGTCCAACTCACCGTCGTCG TGCCGCCGGGAAAGATCCGCATCATCGAGGACAATCGCCAAGTCTCGTCCGTCATCGGCCCTTACGACGAAGGGGCTCAACTTTCGCTCAATTGCATCGTCACTGGAG GTCGACCACGTCCGGAAGTGAGTTGGTGGTTGGACAACAAATTGGTAGATCACACGTACATTGGCACGTCGGAGAATGTCGTCCAGAATGTCCTGGTGATTCCGCAACTTCAGCGCCACCACCTGCACGCCATTTTACGGTGCCAGGCGTCCAACTACTTTGGCGTCCGCAACAACACGCCGACCTACACGCCGTACCCGACCATCGCCCCTTACGGACAACAACCTCCGCATCACagccgacaacaacaacagcagcagcagcagagcacgATCGTCTCCAGCGTTCAACTCGATCTCAATC TGAGGCCGGTGTGGGTGGCCATCAGTGGAACAGAGAAGCCGCTTTCAGCCGGAAAATCCTACACGATCGAATGCGCCACTGGCGGATCCCGTCCGTCGGCCAACATTCACTGGTACCTGCACTCGATCCAGCAACAAGCCGCAACGGAACGG gTGACGATGGACGGGCGCAACACGACGAGCACATTGAAGTTGATTCCGTCGGCCAAGGATCACGACGCCGAATTGATCTGCTCCGCCTTCAATCCGGTAATGATTCCGGCCTCCAGTCGCAACGTCAGCAGCAGAGGCGACAACGAGGAAAATCATTTGGTGGCCAGGACCTTGTCGTTCCCGTCGTCGGTGGAGACTCGACGAAAACTTGTCGTCCATT TTGCTCCGACGACGGAACTGGAACTGGGCCGCAACTTGAAACCGGATTCAATTGTCGAGGGCAACGACGTCTATTTCGAGTGTCGCATTCGCTGCAATCCGCCGCCGCACCGGATCCTGTGGACTCACGAG GGTCAAAATGTACGTGAAAATTCATCCGCCGGGGTCCTCATGGTGGAGCAAAGTTTAGTCATCCGGCGTGTCTCTCGTTTGCATTCCGGCCGCTACTCCTGCACGGCCATCAACACTGAAGGCACCGGACTCAGCAACACCGTCCAACTTCGCGTCATGT ATCAGCCGATCTGCCGGCCCAATCAGAAATTTCTCTACGGGGTGGCCAAACAGGAGACGGCCGTCGTCCGATGCCAAACTGACGCCATTCCGCcg GCGAATTCGCACCGATGGGCGTTTaacacgtcgtcgtcgtcgtccgagATGACCGAATTGACCGTCAATCCGACACTTATGACGCAACTGATCAACACCCACACCGAG GAAGGTGGTGGCGAGGTGGTGCAGCAGGGCAGCGTCTTCTCCTATTCGCCGCAATCGGACCGGGACTACGGGAGTCTCCTCTGCTGGGCCCGCAACGACATTGGCGAACAGCGCGATCCTTGCGTCTACCGCATCTTCCTCGGAGTGCGACCCGATCCGCCGACCAACTGCTCGGTCGTCAACCAAACGGCCGACGCCATCGAAGTTTGGTGTCGGCCGGGATTCGACGGCGGCCAGTCGCAACAATTTCAGTTCGAAATCTTCGACACGCAATCGGCCGTTCTCCTCTACAACAAATCCGGACGCTATCCGCATCTGCGGGTCGGCAACTTGGAGTCCGGTCTCAAACTTTTCATCCAAGTCTCGGCGTTCAATCCGCGCGGCAGGTCCGCCCTCGTCCCGTTGGAGGCGTACACCATCAAAATCGCCGACAAACAAACAG TCATAATGGAAACGACGGATCTGGGATCGGTCCTGGGCATCGCCAGCGGCGTCTCCGCCTCGGTCCTGATGATTTGCATCGCCATCGGTTTGACGGCCAGATTTCGCCATCAACAAAGTCATCAAAACCATCCGACCCGTCAACATCCGCacggcagcaacaacatccgAGAAGACAAAATCGCCGTGAAATCGACCAGTCATCACCATCAAACCGACCCGGACATGAATCCCGACATTCTCATCAACGGCCATTCCG CGCAGGAACAGCAACTGGCGCATCGACCAGAATTAGCCACACAATGGAATCACCGGAATAACAATTCCGCAGTGGGCCAGCAGCCACGGATGACCACCGACCGCACCTTCTCGTCTAATAatggccatcatcatccatcGCCTCATTACATTTCGTCGGCGGCTGTTGGTGCCAACGCCATCGAGGTCGTCACCATCAAAACGCCGCACCGACAGAATGAAATTCCTGAAACTTCCATTTGA
- the LOC124203788 gene encoding synaptogenesis protein syg-2-like isoform X1 — protein MMDHHGPTVRLPTKIPRLVLVHLFVAALLTVESSSTSLSSALLLIPADSQRPSPISSRPPSPDEAAANSIDTSDDESVRLEKVSVLSGRTAELPCDISPPPLDSLYLVLWYKNNSDFPIYKYDARRSRESYRQQQTQHDSQMLLLQQQQEQQGHQQQQQQQTSSIASTASRVHFQFDSHPEALLLLNNVGDHDEGIYRCRVDFGRSPTRNVLVQLTVVVPPGKIRIIEDNRQVSSVIGPYDEGAQLSLNCIVTGGRPRPEVSWWLDNKLVDHTYIGTSENVVQNVLVIPQLQRHHLHAILRCQASNYFGVRNNTPTYTPYPTIAPYGQQPPHHSRQQQQQQQQSTIVSSVQLDLNLRPVWVAISGTEKPLSAGKSYTIECATGGSRPSANIHWYLHSIQQQAATERVTMDGRNTTSTLKLIPSAKDHDAELICSAFNPVMIPASSRNVSSRGDNEENHLVARTLSFPSSVETRRKLVVHFAPTTELELGRNLKPDSIVEGNDVYFECRIRCNPPPHRILWTHEGQNVRENSSAGVLMVEQSLVIRRVSRLHSGRYSCTAINTEGTGLSNTVQLRVMYQPICRPNQKFLYGVAKQETAVVRCQTDAIPPANSHRWAFNTSSSSSEMTELTVNPTLMTQLINTHTEVEGGGEVVQQGSVFSYSPQSDRDYGSLLCWARNDIGEQRDPCVYRIFLGVRPDPPTNCSVVNQTADAIEVWCRPGFDGGQSQQFQFEIFDTQSAVLLYNKSGRYPHLRVGNLESGLKLFIQVSAFNPRGRSALVPLEAYTIKIADKQTVIMETTDLGSVLGIASGVSASVLMICIAIGLTARFRHQQSHQNHPTRQHPHGSNNIREDKIAVKSTSHHHQTDPDMNPDILINGHSAQEQQLAHRPELATQWNHRNNNSAVGQQPRMTTDRTFSSNNGHHHPSPHYISSAAVGANAIEVVTIKTPHRQNEIPETSI, from the exons ATGATGGATCATCATGGACCAACGGTCAGACTGCCGACCAAGATCCCGAGGCTGGTGCTGGTCCACCTTTTTGTAGCTGCGCTCCTCACGGTCGaatcgtcgtcgacgtcgttgtCATCGGCGCTGCTCCTCATCCCGGCAGATTCACAGCGTCCATCGCCGATTTCTTCACGGCCGCCGTCACCCGACGAGGCGGCCGCCAACAGCATCGACACCTCCGACGATGAAT CCGTCAGATTGGAGAAGGTGTCGGTGCTGAGCGGCCGGACGGCCGAGTTGCCGTGTGACATTTCCCCACCGCCACTGGATTCCCTTTACCTCGTCTTGTGGTACAAGAACAACTCGGATTTCCCCATTTACAA GTACGACGCTCGTCGTTCTCGGGAGAGTTACCGCCAACAACAGACGCAACACGACAGTCAGATGCTTttgctgcaacaacaacaggaacaACAAggacatcagcagcagcaacaacaacaaacgtcGTCAATTGCCTCAACTGCCAGTCGAGTTCATTTCCAATTCGACAGTCACCCGGAGgctcttttattattgaataatGTCGGCGATCACGACGAGGGAATTTACCGGTGCCGAGTGGATTTCGGCCGGTCGCCAACTCGCAACGTCCTCGTCCAACTCACCGTCGTCG TGCCGCCGGGAAAGATCCGCATCATCGAGGACAATCGCCAAGTCTCGTCCGTCATCGGCCCTTACGACGAAGGGGCTCAACTTTCGCTCAATTGCATCGTCACTGGAG GTCGACCACGTCCGGAAGTGAGTTGGTGGTTGGACAACAAATTGGTAGATCACACGTACATTGGCACGTCGGAGAATGTCGTCCAGAATGTCCTGGTGATTCCGCAACTTCAGCGCCACCACCTGCACGCCATTTTACGGTGCCAGGCGTCCAACTACTTTGGCGTCCGCAACAACACGCCGACCTACACGCCGTACCCGACCATCGCCCCTTACGGACAACAACCTCCGCATCACagccgacaacaacaacagcagcagcagcagagcacgATCGTCTCCAGCGTTCAACTCGATCTCAATC TGAGGCCGGTGTGGGTGGCCATCAGTGGAACAGAGAAGCCGCTTTCAGCCGGAAAATCCTACACGATCGAATGCGCCACTGGCGGATCCCGTCCGTCGGCCAACATTCACTGGTACCTGCACTCGATCCAGCAACAAGCCGCAACGGAACGG gTGACGATGGACGGGCGCAACACGACGAGCACATTGAAGTTGATTCCGTCGGCCAAGGATCACGACGCCGAATTGATCTGCTCCGCCTTCAATCCGGTAATGATTCCGGCCTCCAGTCGCAACGTCAGCAGCAGAGGCGACAACGAGGAAAATCATTTGGTGGCCAGGACCTTGTCGTTCCCGTCGTCGGTGGAGACTCGACGAAAACTTGTCGTCCATT TTGCTCCGACGACGGAACTGGAACTGGGCCGCAACTTGAAACCGGATTCAATTGTCGAGGGCAACGACGTCTATTTCGAGTGTCGCATTCGCTGCAATCCGCCGCCGCACCGGATCCTGTGGACTCACGAG GGTCAAAATGTACGTGAAAATTCATCCGCCGGGGTCCTCATGGTGGAGCAAAGTTTAGTCATCCGGCGTGTCTCTCGTTTGCATTCCGGCCGCTACTCCTGCACGGCCATCAACACTGAAGGCACCGGACTCAGCAACACCGTCCAACTTCGCGTCATGT ATCAGCCGATCTGCCGGCCCAATCAGAAATTTCTCTACGGGGTGGCCAAACAGGAGACGGCCGTCGTCCGATGCCAAACTGACGCCATTCCGCcg GCGAATTCGCACCGATGGGCGTTTaacacgtcgtcgtcgtcgtccgagATGACCGAATTGACCGTCAATCCGACACTTATGACGCAACTGATCAACACCCACACCGAGGTG GAAGGTGGTGGCGAGGTGGTGCAGCAGGGCAGCGTCTTCTCCTATTCGCCGCAATCGGACCGGGACTACGGGAGTCTCCTCTGCTGGGCCCGCAACGACATTGGCGAACAGCGCGATCCTTGCGTCTACCGCATCTTCCTCGGAGTGCGACCCGATCCGCCGACCAACTGCTCGGTCGTCAACCAAACGGCCGACGCCATCGAAGTTTGGTGTCGGCCGGGATTCGACGGCGGCCAGTCGCAACAATTTCAGTTCGAAATCTTCGACACGCAATCGGCCGTTCTCCTCTACAACAAATCCGGACGCTATCCGCATCTGCGGGTCGGCAACTTGGAGTCCGGTCTCAAACTTTTCATCCAAGTCTCGGCGTTCAATCCGCGCGGCAGGTCCGCCCTCGTCCCGTTGGAGGCGTACACCATCAAAATCGCCGACAAACAAACAG TCATAATGGAAACGACGGATCTGGGATCGGTCCTGGGCATCGCCAGCGGCGTCTCCGCCTCGGTCCTGATGATTTGCATCGCCATCGGTTTGACGGCCAGATTTCGCCATCAACAAAGTCATCAAAACCATCCGACCCGTCAACATCCGCacggcagcaacaacatccgAGAAGACAAAATCGCCGTGAAATCGACCAGTCATCACCATCAAACCGACCCGGACATGAATCCCGACATTCTCATCAACGGCCATTCCG CGCAGGAACAGCAACTGGCGCATCGACCAGAATTAGCCACACAATGGAATCACCGGAATAACAATTCCGCAGTGGGCCAGCAGCCACGGATGACCACCGACCGCACCTTCTCGTCTAATAatggccatcatcatccatcGCCTCATTACATTTCGTCGGCGGCTGTTGGTGCCAACGCCATCGAGGTCGTCACCATCAAAACGCCGCACCGACAGAATGAAATTCCTGAAACTTCCATTTGA
- the LOC124203788 gene encoding protein turtle homolog A-like isoform X4, translated as MLLLQQQQEQQGHQQQQQQQTSSIASTASRVHFQFDSHPEALLLLNNVGDHDEGIYRCRVDFGRSPTRNVLVQLTVVVPPGKIRIIEDNRQVSSVIGPYDEGAQLSLNCIVTGGRPRPEVSWWLDNKLVDHTYIGTSENVVQNVLVIPQLQRHHLHAILRCQASNYFGVRNNTPTYTPYPTIAPYGQQPPHHSRQQQQQQQQSTIVSSVQLDLNLRPVWVAISGTEKPLSAGKSYTIECATGGSRPSANIHWYLHSIQQQAATERVTMDGRNTTSTLKLIPSAKDHDAELICSAFNPVMIPASSRNVSSRGDNEENHLVARTLSFPSSVETRRKLVVHFAPTTELELGRNLKPDSIVEGNDVYFECRIRCNPPPHRILWTHEGQNVRENSSAGVLMVEQSLVIRRVSRLHSGRYSCTAINTEGTGLSNTVQLRVMYQPICRPNQKFLYGVAKQETAVVRCQTDAIPPANSHRWAFNTSSSSSEMTELTVNPTLMTQLINTHTEVEGGGEVVQQGSVFSYSPQSDRDYGSLLCWARNDIGEQRDPCVYRIFLGVRPDPPTNCSVVNQTADAIEVWCRPGFDGGQSQQFQFEIFDTQSAVLLYNKSGRYPHLRVGNLESGLKLFIQVSAFNPRGRSALVPLEAYTIKIADKQTVIMETTDLGSVLGIASGVSASVLMICIAIGLTARFRHQQSHQNHPTRQHPHGSNNIREDKIAVKSTSHHHQTDPDMNPDILINGHSAQEQQLAHRPELATQWNHRNNNSAVGQQPRMTTDRTFSSNNGHHHPSPHYISSAAVGANAIEVVTIKTPHRQNEIPETSI; from the exons ATGCTTttgctgcaacaacaacaggaacaACAAggacatcagcagcagcaacaacaacaaacgtcGTCAATTGCCTCAACTGCCAGTCGAGTTCATTTCCAATTCGACAGTCACCCGGAGgctcttttattattgaataatGTCGGCGATCACGACGAGGGAATTTACCGGTGCCGAGTGGATTTCGGCCGGTCGCCAACTCGCAACGTCCTCGTCCAACTCACCGTCGTCG TGCCGCCGGGAAAGATCCGCATCATCGAGGACAATCGCCAAGTCTCGTCCGTCATCGGCCCTTACGACGAAGGGGCTCAACTTTCGCTCAATTGCATCGTCACTGGAG GTCGACCACGTCCGGAAGTGAGTTGGTGGTTGGACAACAAATTGGTAGATCACACGTACATTGGCACGTCGGAGAATGTCGTCCAGAATGTCCTGGTGATTCCGCAACTTCAGCGCCACCACCTGCACGCCATTTTACGGTGCCAGGCGTCCAACTACTTTGGCGTCCGCAACAACACGCCGACCTACACGCCGTACCCGACCATCGCCCCTTACGGACAACAACCTCCGCATCACagccgacaacaacaacagcagcagcagcagagcacgATCGTCTCCAGCGTTCAACTCGATCTCAATC TGAGGCCGGTGTGGGTGGCCATCAGTGGAACAGAGAAGCCGCTTTCAGCCGGAAAATCCTACACGATCGAATGCGCCACTGGCGGATCCCGTCCGTCGGCCAACATTCACTGGTACCTGCACTCGATCCAGCAACAAGCCGCAACGGAACGG gTGACGATGGACGGGCGCAACACGACGAGCACATTGAAGTTGATTCCGTCGGCCAAGGATCACGACGCCGAATTGATCTGCTCCGCCTTCAATCCGGTAATGATTCCGGCCTCCAGTCGCAACGTCAGCAGCAGAGGCGACAACGAGGAAAATCATTTGGTGGCCAGGACCTTGTCGTTCCCGTCGTCGGTGGAGACTCGACGAAAACTTGTCGTCCATT TTGCTCCGACGACGGAACTGGAACTGGGCCGCAACTTGAAACCGGATTCAATTGTCGAGGGCAACGACGTCTATTTCGAGTGTCGCATTCGCTGCAATCCGCCGCCGCACCGGATCCTGTGGACTCACGAG GGTCAAAATGTACGTGAAAATTCATCCGCCGGGGTCCTCATGGTGGAGCAAAGTTTAGTCATCCGGCGTGTCTCTCGTTTGCATTCCGGCCGCTACTCCTGCACGGCCATCAACACTGAAGGCACCGGACTCAGCAACACCGTCCAACTTCGCGTCATGT ATCAGCCGATCTGCCGGCCCAATCAGAAATTTCTCTACGGGGTGGCCAAACAGGAGACGGCCGTCGTCCGATGCCAAACTGACGCCATTCCGCcg GCGAATTCGCACCGATGGGCGTTTaacacgtcgtcgtcgtcgtccgagATGACCGAATTGACCGTCAATCCGACACTTATGACGCAACTGATCAACACCCACACCGAGGTG GAAGGTGGTGGCGAGGTGGTGCAGCAGGGCAGCGTCTTCTCCTATTCGCCGCAATCGGACCGGGACTACGGGAGTCTCCTCTGCTGGGCCCGCAACGACATTGGCGAACAGCGCGATCCTTGCGTCTACCGCATCTTCCTCGGAGTGCGACCCGATCCGCCGACCAACTGCTCGGTCGTCAACCAAACGGCCGACGCCATCGAAGTTTGGTGTCGGCCGGGATTCGACGGCGGCCAGTCGCAACAATTTCAGTTCGAAATCTTCGACACGCAATCGGCCGTTCTCCTCTACAACAAATCCGGACGCTATCCGCATCTGCGGGTCGGCAACTTGGAGTCCGGTCTCAAACTTTTCATCCAAGTCTCGGCGTTCAATCCGCGCGGCAGGTCCGCCCTCGTCCCGTTGGAGGCGTACACCATCAAAATCGCCGACAAACAAACAG TCATAATGGAAACGACGGATCTGGGATCGGTCCTGGGCATCGCCAGCGGCGTCTCCGCCTCGGTCCTGATGATTTGCATCGCCATCGGTTTGACGGCCAGATTTCGCCATCAACAAAGTCATCAAAACCATCCGACCCGTCAACATCCGCacggcagcaacaacatccgAGAAGACAAAATCGCCGTGAAATCGACCAGTCATCACCATCAAACCGACCCGGACATGAATCCCGACATTCTCATCAACGGCCATTCCG CGCAGGAACAGCAACTGGCGCATCGACCAGAATTAGCCACACAATGGAATCACCGGAATAACAATTCCGCAGTGGGCCAGCAGCCACGGATGACCACCGACCGCACCTTCTCGTCTAATAatggccatcatcatccatcGCCTCATTACATTTCGTCGGCGGCTGTTGGTGCCAACGCCATCGAGGTCGTCACCATCAAAACGCCGCACCGACAGAATGAAATTCCTGAAACTTCCATTTGA
- the LOC124203788 gene encoding synaptogenesis protein syg-2-like isoform X3 has translation MMDHHGPTVRLPTKIPRLVLVHLFVAALLTVESSSTSLSSALLLIPADSQRPSPISSRPPSPDEAAANSIDTSDDESVRLEKVSVLSGRTAELPCDISPPPLDSLYLVLWYKNNSDFPIYKYDARRSRESYRQQQTQHDSQMLLLQQQQEQQGHQQQQQQQTSSIASTASRVHFQFDSHPEALLLLNNVGDHDEGIYRCRVDFGRSPTRNVLVQLTVVVPPGKIRIIEDNRQVSSVIGPYDEGAQLSLNCIVTGGRPRPEVSWWLDNKLVDHTYIGTSENVVQNVLVIPQLQRHHLHAILRCQASNYFGVRNNTPTYTPYPTIAPYGQQPPHHSRQQQQQQQQSTIVSSVQLDLNLRPVWVAISGTEKPLSAGKSYTIECATGGSRPSANIHWYLHSIQQQAATERVTMDGRNTTSTLKLIPSAKDHDAELICSAFNPVMIPASSRNVSSRGDNEENHLVARTLSFPSSVETRRKLVVHFAPTTELELGRNLKPDSIVEGNDVYFECRIRCNPPPHRILWTHEGQNVRENSSAGVLMVEQSLVIRRVSRLHSGRYSCTAINTEGTGLSNTVQLRVMYQPICRPNQKFLYGVAKQETAVVRCQTDAIPPANSHRWAFNTSSSSSEMTELTVNPTLMTQLINTHTEVEGGGEVVQQGSVFSYSPQSDRDYGSLLCWARNDIGEQRDPCVYRIFLGVRPDPPTNCSVVNQTADAIEVWCRPGFDGGQSQQFQFEIFDTQSAVLLYNKSGRYPHLRVGNLESGLKLFIQVSAFNPRGRSALVPLEAYTIKIADKQTVIMETTDLGSVLGIASGVSASVLMICIAIGLTARFRHQQSHQNHPTRQHPHGSNNIREDKIAVKSTSHHHQTDPDMNPDILINGHSGTATGASTRISHTMESPE, from the exons ATGATGGATCATCATGGACCAACGGTCAGACTGCCGACCAAGATCCCGAGGCTGGTGCTGGTCCACCTTTTTGTAGCTGCGCTCCTCACGGTCGaatcgtcgtcgacgtcgttgtCATCGGCGCTGCTCCTCATCCCGGCAGATTCACAGCGTCCATCGCCGATTTCTTCACGGCCGCCGTCACCCGACGAGGCGGCCGCCAACAGCATCGACACCTCCGACGATGAAT CCGTCAGATTGGAGAAGGTGTCGGTGCTGAGCGGCCGGACGGCCGAGTTGCCGTGTGACATTTCCCCACCGCCACTGGATTCCCTTTACCTCGTCTTGTGGTACAAGAACAACTCGGATTTCCCCATTTACAA GTACGACGCTCGTCGTTCTCGGGAGAGTTACCGCCAACAACAGACGCAACACGACAGTCAGATGCTTttgctgcaacaacaacaggaacaACAAggacatcagcagcagcaacaacaacaaacgtcGTCAATTGCCTCAACTGCCAGTCGAGTTCATTTCCAATTCGACAGTCACCCGGAGgctcttttattattgaataatGTCGGCGATCACGACGAGGGAATTTACCGGTGCCGAGTGGATTTCGGCCGGTCGCCAACTCGCAACGTCCTCGTCCAACTCACCGTCGTCG TGCCGCCGGGAAAGATCCGCATCATCGAGGACAATCGCCAAGTCTCGTCCGTCATCGGCCCTTACGACGAAGGGGCTCAACTTTCGCTCAATTGCATCGTCACTGGAG GTCGACCACGTCCGGAAGTGAGTTGGTGGTTGGACAACAAATTGGTAGATCACACGTACATTGGCACGTCGGAGAATGTCGTCCAGAATGTCCTGGTGATTCCGCAACTTCAGCGCCACCACCTGCACGCCATTTTACGGTGCCAGGCGTCCAACTACTTTGGCGTCCGCAACAACACGCCGACCTACACGCCGTACCCGACCATCGCCCCTTACGGACAACAACCTCCGCATCACagccgacaacaacaacagcagcagcagcagagcacgATCGTCTCCAGCGTTCAACTCGATCTCAATC TGAGGCCGGTGTGGGTGGCCATCAGTGGAACAGAGAAGCCGCTTTCAGCCGGAAAATCCTACACGATCGAATGCGCCACTGGCGGATCCCGTCCGTCGGCCAACATTCACTGGTACCTGCACTCGATCCAGCAACAAGCCGCAACGGAACGG gTGACGATGGACGGGCGCAACACGACGAGCACATTGAAGTTGATTCCGTCGGCCAAGGATCACGACGCCGAATTGATCTGCTCCGCCTTCAATCCGGTAATGATTCCGGCCTCCAGTCGCAACGTCAGCAGCAGAGGCGACAACGAGGAAAATCATTTGGTGGCCAGGACCTTGTCGTTCCCGTCGTCGGTGGAGACTCGACGAAAACTTGTCGTCCATT TTGCTCCGACGACGGAACTGGAACTGGGCCGCAACTTGAAACCGGATTCAATTGTCGAGGGCAACGACGTCTATTTCGAGTGTCGCATTCGCTGCAATCCGCCGCCGCACCGGATCCTGTGGACTCACGAG GGTCAAAATGTACGTGAAAATTCATCCGCCGGGGTCCTCATGGTGGAGCAAAGTTTAGTCATCCGGCGTGTCTCTCGTTTGCATTCCGGCCGCTACTCCTGCACGGCCATCAACACTGAAGGCACCGGACTCAGCAACACCGTCCAACTTCGCGTCATGT ATCAGCCGATCTGCCGGCCCAATCAGAAATTTCTCTACGGGGTGGCCAAACAGGAGACGGCCGTCGTCCGATGCCAAACTGACGCCATTCCGCcg GCGAATTCGCACCGATGGGCGTTTaacacgtcgtcgtcgtcgtccgagATGACCGAATTGACCGTCAATCCGACACTTATGACGCAACTGATCAACACCCACACCGAGGTG GAAGGTGGTGGCGAGGTGGTGCAGCAGGGCAGCGTCTTCTCCTATTCGCCGCAATCGGACCGGGACTACGGGAGTCTCCTCTGCTGGGCCCGCAACGACATTGGCGAACAGCGCGATCCTTGCGTCTACCGCATCTTCCTCGGAGTGCGACCCGATCCGCCGACCAACTGCTCGGTCGTCAACCAAACGGCCGACGCCATCGAAGTTTGGTGTCGGCCGGGATTCGACGGCGGCCAGTCGCAACAATTTCAGTTCGAAATCTTCGACACGCAATCGGCCGTTCTCCTCTACAACAAATCCGGACGCTATCCGCATCTGCGGGTCGGCAACTTGGAGTCCGGTCTCAAACTTTTCATCCAAGTCTCGGCGTTCAATCCGCGCGGCAGGTCCGCCCTCGTCCCGTTGGAGGCGTACACCATCAAAATCGCCGACAAACAAACAG TCATAATGGAAACGACGGATCTGGGATCGGTCCTGGGCATCGCCAGCGGCGTCTCCGCCTCGGTCCTGATGATTTGCATCGCCATCGGTTTGACGGCCAGATTTCGCCATCAACAAAGTCATCAAAACCATCCGACCCGTCAACATCCGCacggcagcaacaacatccgAGAAGACAAAATCGCCGTGAAATCGACCAGTCATCACCATCAAACCGACCCGGACATGAATCCCGACATTCTCATCAACGGCCATTCCG GAACAGCAACTGGCGCATCGACCAGAATTAGCCACACAATGGAATCACCGGAATAA